The following coding sequences lie in one Phaenicophaeus curvirostris isolate KB17595 chromosome 5, BPBGC_Pcur_1.0, whole genome shotgun sequence genomic window:
- the LOC138720816 gene encoding 1-phosphatidylinositol 4,5-bisphosphate phosphodiesterase beta-2-like isoform X3, which translates to MEILDITSIRDTRVGRFAKIPKCQKLREVFNLDYPHSTFLLKTLTIVSGPDMVDLTFHNFVSYKENVGKSWAEDIMAIVRNPLTYNASRYTFLEKILVKLKMQLNAEGKIPVRNIFQMFPADRKRVEAALSACHLPKGKNDAINPEDFPETVYKTFLMNLCPRPEIDEIFTSHHLKAKPYMTKEHLAKFINKKQRDSRLNDILFPPAKPEQVQSLIEKYEPSGINIQRGQLSPEGMVWFLCGPENNMIALDKLLLYQDMTQPLSHYFINSSHNTYLTAGQFSGISSPEMYRQTLLAGCRCVELDCWKGRPPDEEPIITHGFTMTTEILFKDAIEAIAESAFKTSLYPVILSFENHVDSPKQQAKMAEYCRTIFGDMLLTEPLEKYPLKPGVPLPSPKDLLGKILIKNKKNQSISGKRQSSLKKGRNVEPEIIEQPSSMDAEDTVWAGDVAEEEPEEEEEPLRNLDEEEIKKMQSDEGTAGLEVTAYEEMSSLVNYIQPIKFDSFEVSAQKNRSYVISSFTELKAYDLLTKFPVQFVEYNKRQMSRIYPKGTRMDSSNYMPQMFWNVGCQMVALNFQTMDVPMQQNMALFEFNGQCGYLLKHEFMRRPDKQFDPFSVDRIDVVVASTLSVTILSGQFLSDRSVKTYVEVELFGLPRDTKRKYRTKLTSTANSINPVWKEEAFVFEKIMMPELASLKIVAWEEGGKFIGHRIIPVIAVHSGYHHVCLRSESNMPLTMPSLFVYLEVKDYVPDAWADLTIALSNPIKFFSLQDKRSVKLKDGSVDRLGPRKNLSSAESNGIPDSAGRCSVPVSNGPAGAAAFTKDESVIEVTQITEPQTASLEELQQMKLFLKLLKKQEKELRELERKGCKQREELLQKYSVLFSEPLCYGGKKRMINSRKTLKKRSLTTGDVGTCANPVEIAESQVLELRERLEMDLTHLGEEHYNGIRRKKEQHATEQVTKIIELAREKQAAELKALKDSSESNIKDIKKKLEAKRVDRVQAVMRSTSDKAAQERLKKEINNSHIQEVVQTIKLVTEKTARCQQKLEEKQAENLRAIKEKEGQLQQDALAEYEEKLKRLSVEVQEMVKSYARGGFPGEPETRKEAAQSVPEGEQGPTERLEEKIVVAEVSRLPFATPGPPGAKTDVEIEESRF; encoded by the exons tgCCAGAAGCTCCGAGAGGTTTTTAACTTGGATTACCCTCACAGCACCTTCCTACTTAAGACTCTGACCATTGTATCTGGCCCTGACATGGTGGACctcactttccataacttcgTGTCCTACAAGGAGAATGTTGGCAAG AGCTGGGCTGAGGACATCATGGCCATCGTTCGGAATCCGCTTACCTACAACGCTTCTCGCTACACCTTCCTGGAGAAAAT CCTGGTGAAGCTGAAGATGCAGCTTAATGCAGAGGGGAAGATTCCTGTCAGGAA tatttttcagatgtttcctGCGGACAGGAAGAGGGTGGAAGCAGCATTAAGCGCTTGTCATCTTCCCAAGGGCAAG AACGATGCTATCAACCCCGAGGACTTCCCCGAGACCGTCTATAAAACCTTCCTCATGAATCTGTGCCCACGGCCTGAGATTGATGAGATTTTCACCTCACA CCATTTAAAAGCAAAGCCCTACATGACCAAAGAGCACTTGGCAAAGTTCATCAATAAGAAGCAGCGAGACTCTCGCCTCAACGACATTCTCTTCCCACCAGCCAAACCCGAGCAGGTGCAGAGCCTGATAGAGAAGTACGAGCCCAGCGGGATCAACATCCAGAGAG GGCAGTTGTCTCCAGAGGGGATGGTCTGGTTCCTGTGTGGCCCTGAGAACAACATGATAGCGCTGGACAAGTTACTGCTGTACCAGGACATGACCCAGCCGCTCTCGCACTACTTCATCAATTCCTCACACAACACCTATTTAACAG ccGGGCAGTTTTCTGGTATCTCATCTCCTGAAATGTATCGCCAGACGCTGCTGGCCGGCTGCCGCTGTGTGGAGCTGGACTGCTGGAAGGGCCGTCCCCCAGATGAGGAGCCCATCATCACTCACGGCTTCACCATGACCACTGAGATCCTCTTCAAG GATGCCATTGAGGCCATCGCggaaagtgcttttaaaacatCTCTCTACCCTGTCATCCTTTCCTTCGAGAACCACGTGGACTC GCCCAAGCAGCAGGCAAAGATGGCTGAGTACTGCCGAACCATCTTTGGAGATATGCTGCTGACAGAGCCGCTGGAGAAGTACCCG CTGAAGCCAGGAGTTCCTCTGCCAAGTCCTAAAGACCTCTTAGGGAAGATCTTGATTAAGAACAAAAAGAACCAGTCGATAtctgggaagaggcagagctctttgaagaaaggaagaaatgtggAACCAGAGATCATTGAGCAACCATCCTCTATGGATGCTGAAGATACTG TCTGGGCAGGTGATGTGGCTGAAGAGGAaccagaggaagaggaggagccTCTCAGAAACCTGGatgaagaggaaattaaaaagatgcAGTCAGATGAG GGCACTGCTGGTTTGGAAGTGACAGCGTACGAGGAGATGTCCAGCCTGGTTAATTACATACAGCCAATCAAGTTTGACTCCTTTGAAGTCTCTGCCC AGAAGAACCGCAGCTATGTCATCTCTTCCTTCACCGAGCTGAAGGCGTATGATCTGCTAACCAAGTTCCCGGTGCAGTTTGTGGA ATACAACAAGCGACAGATGAGCCGGATCTACCCCAAGGGCACCCGGATGGACTCCTCCAATTACATGCCCCAGATGTTCTGGAACGTCGGCTGTCAGATGGTGGCCCTCAACTTCCAGACGATGG ATGTCCCCATGCAGCAGAACATGGCCCTCTTTGAGTTCAACGGCCAGTGTGGGTATCTGCTCAAGCACGAATTCATGCGGCGCCCGGACAAGCAGTTTGACCCCTTCTCCGTGGACCGCATCGACGTGGTGGTGGCCAGTACCCTGTCTGTCACG ATACTCTCTGGCCAGTTCCTCTCAGACCGCAGTGTGAAGACTTATGTGGAAGTGGAGCTGTtcgggttgcccagggacacGAAACGCAAATACAGAACCAAACTGACCTCCACTGCCAACTCCATTAACCCCGTGTGGAAAGAGGAGgcttttgtttttgaaaag ATCATGATGCCTGAGTTGGCGTCGCTCAAAATTGTGgcctgggaggaaggagggaagttCATTGGCCATCGCATCATCCCCGTTATTGCAGTGCATTCGG GCTACCACCACGTTTGTCTCCGCAGCGAAAGCAACATGCCGCTCACCATGCCTTCTCTGTTCGTGTACCTGGAAGTAAAGGACTACGTTCCCGACGCTTGGGCAG ATCTGACCATTGCGCTCTCCAACCCCATTAAGTTCTTCAGCCTGCAGGACAAGAGATCGGTTAAGCTGAAGGATGGCTCGGTGGAC AGGCTTGGCCCACGGAAGAACCTCTCATCTGCTGAAAGTAATGGGATACCGGACTCTGCTGGGAGATGTAGCGTTCCTGTTTCAAATGGGCCTGCAG GAGCAGCGGCTTTCACCAAGGATGAAAGTGTGATAGAAGTGACACAGATTACAG aGCCTCAGACAGCGAgcctggaggagctgcagcagatgaagctctttctgaagctgctgaagaagcaagagaaggaactgagggagctggagcgGAAAGGATGTAAACAgagggaggagctgctgcagaaatattCTGTGCTCTTCTCAGAGCCTCTGTGCTACGGAGGCAAGAAAAGGATGATAAACAGCAGGAAAACCCTGAAGAAGAG GAGTTTGACCACAGGTGACGTTGGTACATGTGCAAATCCTGTAGAAATAGCAGAAAGCCAGGTTCTGGAACTGAGAGAGAGGCTGGAGATGGACCTCACCCACCTGGGAGAGGAACACTACAATGGGATTCgaagaaagaaagagcagcACGCCACAGAG CAAGTCACCAAGATCATAGAGCTGGCCAGAGAGAAGCAGGCAGCTGAGCTGAAGGCACTGAAGGACTCGTCAGAAAG CAATATtaaagacattaagaagaagCTGGAGGCAAAGAGAGTGGACCGAGTCCAGGCCGTGATGAGGAGCACCAGCGACAAGGCTGCTCAGGAGAg gttgaagaaagaaattaacaaCTCTCACATTCAGGAGGTGGTGCAAACCATCAAACTG GTAACAGAAAAGACAGCCAGGTGTCAGCAGAAACTGGAAGAGAAGCAGGCAGAGAATCTGAGAGCGATCAAGGAGAAAGAAGGCCAG CTCCAGCAGGACGCGCTGGCGGAGTACGAGGAGAAGTTGAAAAGACTGAGTGTGGAGGTGCAGGAAATGGTGAAGAGCTACGCCAGAGGAGGCTTTCCTGGAGAGCCAGAGACTCGGAAGGAAGCGGCTCAGAGCGTTCCTGAGGGAGAACAAGGCCCTACAGAGCGACTGGAAGAAAAGATCGTAGTGGCAGAGGTGTCACGGCTCCCGTTTGCCACACCTGGGCCCCCAGGAGCCAAAACAGATGTTGAGATTGAAGAAAGCAGATTCTGA
- the LOC138720816 gene encoding 1-phosphatidylinositol 4,5-bisphosphate phosphodiesterase beta-2-like isoform X2, producing the protein MSMLTPVLQPPEVKEYLSKGERFIKWDDETASASPVILRVDPKGFYVYWTHQNKEMEILDITSIRDTRVGRFAKIPKCQKLREVFNLDYPHSTFLLKTLTIVSGPDMVDLTFHNFVSYKENVGKSWAEDIMAIVRNPLTYNASRYTFLEKILVKLKMQLNAEGKIPVRNIFQMFPADRKRVEAALSACHLPKGKNDAINPEDFPETVYKTFLMNLCPRPEIDEIFTSHHLKAKPYMTKEHLAKFINKKQRDSRLNDILFPPAKPEQVQSLIEKYEPSGINIQRGQLSPEGMVWFLCGPENNMIALDKLLLYQDMTQPLSHYFINSSHNTYLTAGQFSGISSPEMYRQTLLAGCRCVELDCWKGRPPDEEPIITHGFTMTTEILFKDAIEAIAESAFKTSLYPVILSFENHVDSPKQQAKMAEYCRTIFGDMLLTEPLEKYPLKPGVPLPSPKDLLGKILIKNKKNQSISGKRQSSLKKGRNVEPEIIEQPSSMDAEDTVWAGDVAEEEPEEEEEPLRNLDEEEIKKMQSDEGTAGLEVTAYEEMSSLVNYIQPIKFDSFEVSAQKNRSYVISSFTELKAYDLLTKFPVQFVEYNKRQMSRIYPKGTRMDSSNYMPQMFWNVGCQMVALNFQTMDVPMQQNMALFEFNGQCGYLLKHEFMRRPDKQFDPFSVDRIDVVVASTLSVTILSGQFLSDRSVKTYVEVELFGLPRDTKRKYRTKLTSTANSINPVWKEEAFVFEKIMMPELASLKIVAWEEGGKFIGHRIIPVIAVHSGYHHVCLRSESNMPLTMPSLFVYLEVKDYVPDAWADLTIALSNPIKFFSLQDKRSVKLKDGSVDRLGPRKNLSSAESNGIPDSAGRCSVPVSNGPAGAAAFTKDESVIEVTQITEPQTASLEELQQMKLFLKLLKKQEKELRELERKGCKQREELLQKYSVLFSEPLCYGGKKRMINSRKTLKKRSLTTGDVGTCANPVEIAESQVLELRERLEMDLTHLGEEHYNGIRRKKEQHATEQVTKIIELAREKQAAELKALKDSSESNIKDIKKKLEAKRVDRVQAVMRSTSDKAAQERLKKEINNSHIQEVVQTIKLVTEKTARCQQKLEEKQAENLRAIKEKEGQVKAQAPAGRAGGVRGEVEKTECGGAGNGEELRQRRLSWRARDSEGSGSERS; encoded by the exons tgCCAGAAGCTCCGAGAGGTTTTTAACTTGGATTACCCTCACAGCACCTTCCTACTTAAGACTCTGACCATTGTATCTGGCCCTGACATGGTGGACctcactttccataacttcgTGTCCTACAAGGAGAATGTTGGCAAG AGCTGGGCTGAGGACATCATGGCCATCGTTCGGAATCCGCTTACCTACAACGCTTCTCGCTACACCTTCCTGGAGAAAAT CCTGGTGAAGCTGAAGATGCAGCTTAATGCAGAGGGGAAGATTCCTGTCAGGAA tatttttcagatgtttcctGCGGACAGGAAGAGGGTGGAAGCAGCATTAAGCGCTTGTCATCTTCCCAAGGGCAAG AACGATGCTATCAACCCCGAGGACTTCCCCGAGACCGTCTATAAAACCTTCCTCATGAATCTGTGCCCACGGCCTGAGATTGATGAGATTTTCACCTCACA CCATTTAAAAGCAAAGCCCTACATGACCAAAGAGCACTTGGCAAAGTTCATCAATAAGAAGCAGCGAGACTCTCGCCTCAACGACATTCTCTTCCCACCAGCCAAACCCGAGCAGGTGCAGAGCCTGATAGAGAAGTACGAGCCCAGCGGGATCAACATCCAGAGAG GGCAGTTGTCTCCAGAGGGGATGGTCTGGTTCCTGTGTGGCCCTGAGAACAACATGATAGCGCTGGACAAGTTACTGCTGTACCAGGACATGACCCAGCCGCTCTCGCACTACTTCATCAATTCCTCACACAACACCTATTTAACAG ccGGGCAGTTTTCTGGTATCTCATCTCCTGAAATGTATCGCCAGACGCTGCTGGCCGGCTGCCGCTGTGTGGAGCTGGACTGCTGGAAGGGCCGTCCCCCAGATGAGGAGCCCATCATCACTCACGGCTTCACCATGACCACTGAGATCCTCTTCAAG GATGCCATTGAGGCCATCGCggaaagtgcttttaaaacatCTCTCTACCCTGTCATCCTTTCCTTCGAGAACCACGTGGACTC GCCCAAGCAGCAGGCAAAGATGGCTGAGTACTGCCGAACCATCTTTGGAGATATGCTGCTGACAGAGCCGCTGGAGAAGTACCCG CTGAAGCCAGGAGTTCCTCTGCCAAGTCCTAAAGACCTCTTAGGGAAGATCTTGATTAAGAACAAAAAGAACCAGTCGATAtctgggaagaggcagagctctttgaagaaaggaagaaatgtggAACCAGAGATCATTGAGCAACCATCCTCTATGGATGCTGAAGATACTG TCTGGGCAGGTGATGTGGCTGAAGAGGAaccagaggaagaggaggagccTCTCAGAAACCTGGatgaagaggaaattaaaaagatgcAGTCAGATGAG GGCACTGCTGGTTTGGAAGTGACAGCGTACGAGGAGATGTCCAGCCTGGTTAATTACATACAGCCAATCAAGTTTGACTCCTTTGAAGTCTCTGCCC AGAAGAACCGCAGCTATGTCATCTCTTCCTTCACCGAGCTGAAGGCGTATGATCTGCTAACCAAGTTCCCGGTGCAGTTTGTGGA ATACAACAAGCGACAGATGAGCCGGATCTACCCCAAGGGCACCCGGATGGACTCCTCCAATTACATGCCCCAGATGTTCTGGAACGTCGGCTGTCAGATGGTGGCCCTCAACTTCCAGACGATGG ATGTCCCCATGCAGCAGAACATGGCCCTCTTTGAGTTCAACGGCCAGTGTGGGTATCTGCTCAAGCACGAATTCATGCGGCGCCCGGACAAGCAGTTTGACCCCTTCTCCGTGGACCGCATCGACGTGGTGGTGGCCAGTACCCTGTCTGTCACG ATACTCTCTGGCCAGTTCCTCTCAGACCGCAGTGTGAAGACTTATGTGGAAGTGGAGCTGTtcgggttgcccagggacacGAAACGCAAATACAGAACCAAACTGACCTCCACTGCCAACTCCATTAACCCCGTGTGGAAAGAGGAGgcttttgtttttgaaaag ATCATGATGCCTGAGTTGGCGTCGCTCAAAATTGTGgcctgggaggaaggagggaagttCATTGGCCATCGCATCATCCCCGTTATTGCAGTGCATTCGG GCTACCACCACGTTTGTCTCCGCAGCGAAAGCAACATGCCGCTCACCATGCCTTCTCTGTTCGTGTACCTGGAAGTAAAGGACTACGTTCCCGACGCTTGGGCAG ATCTGACCATTGCGCTCTCCAACCCCATTAAGTTCTTCAGCCTGCAGGACAAGAGATCGGTTAAGCTGAAGGATGGCTCGGTGGAC AGGCTTGGCCCACGGAAGAACCTCTCATCTGCTGAAAGTAATGGGATACCGGACTCTGCTGGGAGATGTAGCGTTCCTGTTTCAAATGGGCCTGCAG GAGCAGCGGCTTTCACCAAGGATGAAAGTGTGATAGAAGTGACACAGATTACAG aGCCTCAGACAGCGAgcctggaggagctgcagcagatgaagctctttctgaagctgctgaagaagcaagagaaggaactgagggagctggagcgGAAAGGATGTAAACAgagggaggagctgctgcagaaatattCTGTGCTCTTCTCAGAGCCTCTGTGCTACGGAGGCAAGAAAAGGATGATAAACAGCAGGAAAACCCTGAAGAAGAG GAGTTTGACCACAGGTGACGTTGGTACATGTGCAAATCCTGTAGAAATAGCAGAAAGCCAGGTTCTGGAACTGAGAGAGAGGCTGGAGATGGACCTCACCCACCTGGGAGAGGAACACTACAATGGGATTCgaagaaagaaagagcagcACGCCACAGAG CAAGTCACCAAGATCATAGAGCTGGCCAGAGAGAAGCAGGCAGCTGAGCTGAAGGCACTGAAGGACTCGTCAGAAAG CAATATtaaagacattaagaagaagCTGGAGGCAAAGAGAGTGGACCGAGTCCAGGCCGTGATGAGGAGCACCAGCGACAAGGCTGCTCAGGAGAg gttgaagaaagaaattaacaaCTCTCACATTCAGGAGGTGGTGCAAACCATCAAACTG GTAACAGAAAAGACAGCCAGGTGTCAGCAGAAACTGGAAGAGAAGCAGGCAGAGAATCTGAGAGCGATCAAGGAGAAAGAAGGCCAGGTAAAGGCTCAGG CTCCAGCAGGACGCGCTGGCGGAGTACGAGGAGAAGTTGAAAAGACTGAGTGTGGAGGTGCAGGAAATGGTGAAGAGCTACGCCAGAGGAGGCTTTCCTGGAGAGCCAGAGACTCGGAAGGAAGCGGCTCAGAGCGTTCCTGA
- the LOC138720816 gene encoding 1-phosphatidylinositol 4,5-bisphosphate phosphodiesterase beta-2-like isoform X1: protein MSMLTPVLQPPEVKEYLSKGERFIKWDDETASASPVILRVDPKGFYVYWTHQNKEMEILDITSIRDTRVGRFAKIPKCQKLREVFNLDYPHSTFLLKTLTIVSGPDMVDLTFHNFVSYKENVGKSWAEDIMAIVRNPLTYNASRYTFLEKILVKLKMQLNAEGKIPVRNIFQMFPADRKRVEAALSACHLPKGKNDAINPEDFPETVYKTFLMNLCPRPEIDEIFTSHHLKAKPYMTKEHLAKFINKKQRDSRLNDILFPPAKPEQVQSLIEKYEPSGINIQRGQLSPEGMVWFLCGPENNMIALDKLLLYQDMTQPLSHYFINSSHNTYLTAGQFSGISSPEMYRQTLLAGCRCVELDCWKGRPPDEEPIITHGFTMTTEILFKDAIEAIAESAFKTSLYPVILSFENHVDSPKQQAKMAEYCRTIFGDMLLTEPLEKYPLKPGVPLPSPKDLLGKILIKNKKNQSISGKRQSSLKKGRNVEPEIIEQPSSMDAEDTVWAGDVAEEEPEEEEEPLRNLDEEEIKKMQSDEGTAGLEVTAYEEMSSLVNYIQPIKFDSFEVSAQKNRSYVISSFTELKAYDLLTKFPVQFVEYNKRQMSRIYPKGTRMDSSNYMPQMFWNVGCQMVALNFQTMDVPMQQNMALFEFNGQCGYLLKHEFMRRPDKQFDPFSVDRIDVVVASTLSVTILSGQFLSDRSVKTYVEVELFGLPRDTKRKYRTKLTSTANSINPVWKEEAFVFEKIMMPELASLKIVAWEEGGKFIGHRIIPVIAVHSGYHHVCLRSESNMPLTMPSLFVYLEVKDYVPDAWADLTIALSNPIKFFSLQDKRSVKLKDGSVDRLGPRKNLSSAESNGIPDSAGRCSVPVSNGPAGAAAFTKDESVIEVTQITEPQTASLEELQQMKLFLKLLKKQEKELRELERKGCKQREELLQKYSVLFSEPLCYGGKKRMINSRKTLKKRSLTTGDVGTCANPVEIAESQVLELRERLEMDLTHLGEEHYNGIRRKKEQHATEQVTKIIELAREKQAAELKALKDSSESNIKDIKKKLEAKRVDRVQAVMRSTSDKAAQERLKKEINNSHIQEVVQTIKLVTEKTARCQQKLEEKQAENLRAIKEKEGQLQQDALAEYEEKLKRLSVEVQEMVKSYARGGFPGEPETRKEAAQSVPEGEQGPTERLEEKIVVAEVSRLPFATPGPPGAKTDVEIEESRF from the exons tgCCAGAAGCTCCGAGAGGTTTTTAACTTGGATTACCCTCACAGCACCTTCCTACTTAAGACTCTGACCATTGTATCTGGCCCTGACATGGTGGACctcactttccataacttcgTGTCCTACAAGGAGAATGTTGGCAAG AGCTGGGCTGAGGACATCATGGCCATCGTTCGGAATCCGCTTACCTACAACGCTTCTCGCTACACCTTCCTGGAGAAAAT CCTGGTGAAGCTGAAGATGCAGCTTAATGCAGAGGGGAAGATTCCTGTCAGGAA tatttttcagatgtttcctGCGGACAGGAAGAGGGTGGAAGCAGCATTAAGCGCTTGTCATCTTCCCAAGGGCAAG AACGATGCTATCAACCCCGAGGACTTCCCCGAGACCGTCTATAAAACCTTCCTCATGAATCTGTGCCCACGGCCTGAGATTGATGAGATTTTCACCTCACA CCATTTAAAAGCAAAGCCCTACATGACCAAAGAGCACTTGGCAAAGTTCATCAATAAGAAGCAGCGAGACTCTCGCCTCAACGACATTCTCTTCCCACCAGCCAAACCCGAGCAGGTGCAGAGCCTGATAGAGAAGTACGAGCCCAGCGGGATCAACATCCAGAGAG GGCAGTTGTCTCCAGAGGGGATGGTCTGGTTCCTGTGTGGCCCTGAGAACAACATGATAGCGCTGGACAAGTTACTGCTGTACCAGGACATGACCCAGCCGCTCTCGCACTACTTCATCAATTCCTCACACAACACCTATTTAACAG ccGGGCAGTTTTCTGGTATCTCATCTCCTGAAATGTATCGCCAGACGCTGCTGGCCGGCTGCCGCTGTGTGGAGCTGGACTGCTGGAAGGGCCGTCCCCCAGATGAGGAGCCCATCATCACTCACGGCTTCACCATGACCACTGAGATCCTCTTCAAG GATGCCATTGAGGCCATCGCggaaagtgcttttaaaacatCTCTCTACCCTGTCATCCTTTCCTTCGAGAACCACGTGGACTC GCCCAAGCAGCAGGCAAAGATGGCTGAGTACTGCCGAACCATCTTTGGAGATATGCTGCTGACAGAGCCGCTGGAGAAGTACCCG CTGAAGCCAGGAGTTCCTCTGCCAAGTCCTAAAGACCTCTTAGGGAAGATCTTGATTAAGAACAAAAAGAACCAGTCGATAtctgggaagaggcagagctctttgaagaaaggaagaaatgtggAACCAGAGATCATTGAGCAACCATCCTCTATGGATGCTGAAGATACTG TCTGGGCAGGTGATGTGGCTGAAGAGGAaccagaggaagaggaggagccTCTCAGAAACCTGGatgaagaggaaattaaaaagatgcAGTCAGATGAG GGCACTGCTGGTTTGGAAGTGACAGCGTACGAGGAGATGTCCAGCCTGGTTAATTACATACAGCCAATCAAGTTTGACTCCTTTGAAGTCTCTGCCC AGAAGAACCGCAGCTATGTCATCTCTTCCTTCACCGAGCTGAAGGCGTATGATCTGCTAACCAAGTTCCCGGTGCAGTTTGTGGA ATACAACAAGCGACAGATGAGCCGGATCTACCCCAAGGGCACCCGGATGGACTCCTCCAATTACATGCCCCAGATGTTCTGGAACGTCGGCTGTCAGATGGTGGCCCTCAACTTCCAGACGATGG ATGTCCCCATGCAGCAGAACATGGCCCTCTTTGAGTTCAACGGCCAGTGTGGGTATCTGCTCAAGCACGAATTCATGCGGCGCCCGGACAAGCAGTTTGACCCCTTCTCCGTGGACCGCATCGACGTGGTGGTGGCCAGTACCCTGTCTGTCACG ATACTCTCTGGCCAGTTCCTCTCAGACCGCAGTGTGAAGACTTATGTGGAAGTGGAGCTGTtcgggttgcccagggacacGAAACGCAAATACAGAACCAAACTGACCTCCACTGCCAACTCCATTAACCCCGTGTGGAAAGAGGAGgcttttgtttttgaaaag ATCATGATGCCTGAGTTGGCGTCGCTCAAAATTGTGgcctgggaggaaggagggaagttCATTGGCCATCGCATCATCCCCGTTATTGCAGTGCATTCGG GCTACCACCACGTTTGTCTCCGCAGCGAAAGCAACATGCCGCTCACCATGCCTTCTCTGTTCGTGTACCTGGAAGTAAAGGACTACGTTCCCGACGCTTGGGCAG ATCTGACCATTGCGCTCTCCAACCCCATTAAGTTCTTCAGCCTGCAGGACAAGAGATCGGTTAAGCTGAAGGATGGCTCGGTGGAC AGGCTTGGCCCACGGAAGAACCTCTCATCTGCTGAAAGTAATGGGATACCGGACTCTGCTGGGAGATGTAGCGTTCCTGTTTCAAATGGGCCTGCAG GAGCAGCGGCTTTCACCAAGGATGAAAGTGTGATAGAAGTGACACAGATTACAG aGCCTCAGACAGCGAgcctggaggagctgcagcagatgaagctctttctgaagctgctgaagaagcaagagaaggaactgagggagctggagcgGAAAGGATGTAAACAgagggaggagctgctgcagaaatattCTGTGCTCTTCTCAGAGCCTCTGTGCTACGGAGGCAAGAAAAGGATGATAAACAGCAGGAAAACCCTGAAGAAGAG GAGTTTGACCACAGGTGACGTTGGTACATGTGCAAATCCTGTAGAAATAGCAGAAAGCCAGGTTCTGGAACTGAGAGAGAGGCTGGAGATGGACCTCACCCACCTGGGAGAGGAACACTACAATGGGATTCgaagaaagaaagagcagcACGCCACAGAG CAAGTCACCAAGATCATAGAGCTGGCCAGAGAGAAGCAGGCAGCTGAGCTGAAGGCACTGAAGGACTCGTCAGAAAG CAATATtaaagacattaagaagaagCTGGAGGCAAAGAGAGTGGACCGAGTCCAGGCCGTGATGAGGAGCACCAGCGACAAGGCTGCTCAGGAGAg gttgaagaaagaaattaacaaCTCTCACATTCAGGAGGTGGTGCAAACCATCAAACTG GTAACAGAAAAGACAGCCAGGTGTCAGCAGAAACTGGAAGAGAAGCAGGCAGAGAATCTGAGAGCGATCAAGGAGAAAGAAGGCCAG CTCCAGCAGGACGCGCTGGCGGAGTACGAGGAGAAGTTGAAAAGACTGAGTGTGGAGGTGCAGGAAATGGTGAAGAGCTACGCCAGAGGAGGCTTTCCTGGAGAGCCAGAGACTCGGAAGGAAGCGGCTCAGAGCGTTCCTGAGGGAGAACAAGGCCCTACAGAGCGACTGGAAGAAAAGATCGTAGTGGCAGAGGTGTCACGGCTCCCGTTTGCCACACCTGGGCCCCCAGGAGCCAAAACAGATGTTGAGATTGAAGAAAGCAGATTCTGA